ATTTCCTGGTAACATTCCAGACCACTACAGGTCGTTTATCACTGGAAAACTGCAAAAGGTGGGAAGGCAGTTTCGACGACATCCGTCCGTATCGAAGGGCGTCCGACGGTTCGACGGTTCCACAGTAAAGTTTTGAGATGCCAATCATGTTGATTCAGTATCCTGTATCAAGCATCAACCCGGATATTCATGAAAATTTTTGAGAAAGTCTGTTAATTATTAAAAAAAAATGTATTATCTACAATTTTTTCTAAAACGATGAGGTTAAGGTTACAATTTGTCCCACGAGATTTATTTTTTCTCAAAAATTTTCACCCTTTGGGCTCCGCTTTCAGCTTCAGACTTCGCTCTTCGAGCTACGCCGGACAAGACGACCCAACAAGTCGGGCAAGCTTGAAACGCTCATTTGCCGTGTTATCAAAGGCTTGCAGTAGACTACTACGGCTGCGCCTTTGATGCCTTGCAAATGAACGCCTCAAGCTTATGAAAATCCGGGTCAATTTGTGCGGAGTTCAGCTCGAATGAGATTGCTGATAAAGGCCTCCGGCGACAAGAGTGCTTGTTTTGTTATAAAAAATCGATTCCTGCCGGTTTTTTCTCTAACCAATTTGAGACCGTATTCAAAATCGGCTGATAGCTTTTTGTAGAAATCGTCGAAATTGGCAGCGGAATTTTCAAACTGATCGATAACAAAATCAATGGCATCTTCTTCCATGACAATGTTAATATCGTGCTTTTTAAAAAAATACAGTTCTATTTTTTTTATTTCATCATAATAGGATTTGATTTTATCAATGACTTTCCCCATATCCATGATGTGTTTGACATAATAGTCTGCCACAATGTCAATCCGCGAAGGCGTCAGCGTCAGGCTGTATTTTTCAGCAAAGTTCTTCTTGTTTAAGTTCAAATAGTCTTTGATAAATTCTTTTTCGGCTAAAGTCAGCTTTTCAAAGATTTCATGGAGTGACTGCTGGCTTGTGGATGCCAGCAATGTTTCAAGTTCTCGGCCGGGATTTTCAATGACGGCAGCCGTTACCGGGATTTTTTTGATATGGGTTGACGGCAGTTTCTTTTCAAACAAAAGGAGTGCCCCTTCAACGGCACTGACCAGACCTCGGGCACCGGTGTTTTCGCTATAGGCGTTTTGGGCTAAGCGTCGCAGGGCCTTGTCTTCAAACTTTATGTCGATGCCGTAAGCTGCAAAATCGAGTTTTTTACCAAGAATGATCGGGTTGCTGGGGTTTTTCAGGATATCGTAAAGGTCATCTTCGGTCAATTTTTCAAAGACAGCTCGAACAGTTAAACGGCCGACAAATTCGGATTCAAATCCAAATTCTATCAGATCTTCCGACTTGACGTGTTTTAGAAATTCGATATCATCCCGGGCAGTTCTGATTTGGGCGCTAAAACCGATCTCCTGATGCGCAATCCGTTTTTTGACGATCTGGGCCAGATCGCCAAAAGCACCGCTCATAATAAACAGAATATTATTGGTATTGACTGCACGTTTTTCGCGCTTGCCTGTTTTGCGAAAGCGTTCGATTTCCTGAATCATTGATATGGGGTCATGGGGCACTTTTAAATCGACTTCGGTCTCTTCCATGGGCTTGAGCAAAGCGCGCTGGACACCGGAGCGGGACACGTCAACGCCGATAATGTTGCGGCTGGATGCAATTTTGTCGATTTCATCGATGTAAATGATACCGTATTGTGCCAGTTCAATATCGCCGTCGGCTTCCCGTACGAGATCCCGGACCAGGTCTTCCACGTCCCCGCCGACATAACCGGTTTCGCTGAATTTGGTCGCATCACCCTTGACAAAAGGAACGCGGATTTTTTTGGCGATCAGTTTGATAATGTATGTTTTTCCAACCCCGGTCGGACCGAACATGAGAATATTGTTCTTGATACTGCCGACCATGTCTTTGACATTGTCGGGAGATGATTCGGCGCGTTTGATTCTATTGAAGTGGGTGCATATTTTTGTTGCCAGAATCGCTTTGGCGGTATCCTGTTTAACGATATATTGATCCAGATAGGCGATCAGCTCCTCGGGTTTTAAATCAAAATTGATTTTTGGTTTTTTTTGAGAAGGTACTTCGGCCTTTTCAGTAACAGCTTCCTGAGGCAGTACCAGCGGTGATACCATTTTAACGGTGCCGCCGAACTTTTTGGCCAGAAAATCGCCTATTTCTTTTTCAATTTCTTTGGGATCGGGTATTTTTTCGTCATGCTCTTTCATCATGCCACATCGTGCCGGTTTGTTTTTGATCCTGTTGTTTTAAAGCTTTGTATGATTTCTCCTAAAACTATCCAACTATAAGCACACCTGGCAGAAAATGCAAGCAGGACATCGATTCGCCCGCATTTAACGCCATAAAAAAGCCCTTGGAGTCGACCAGGCTCCAAGGGCCAAAAAAAATGAAAAACAACAATTACTGCCTGACCCCCTGGAATATTCCGGTGGCATGCGTGCCGGAGGCGTCGATTTTCCATACTCCGCCCATGGCCTCGGCGTTGGGTCCATAGACGGATCCATAAGCGTTTTTAGTGTATGTGCCGGCATCCGCCTCGACGCCATCGATTTTCCAGGTTCCGTTGGCCCCTCCGGACGGAAGCACAAAATGGCTCGAGTTTTGAGGATCCGTGAACTGCCCTTCAGCGCCGCTGATCTTGACAGTATGGTCGTTTCCGGATATGTAAAGCTCGAAGTTTGTAATCGGCACTGCCGCGCCGAAGTTGATTGCCGCACTAAAACTTCCGGACATGTCGGCACCGCCGGTACTGGTCCAGTATGTTCCGAAAGCGGTGCCGTTATATATTCCGGATATGTTGTTGGCCTTAAGAAGACTCATGGTGCTCTCGGATGGAATGTCGCCGAAAATCCAGTATCCGCGGTTGTCAAAATAATAACTGTTTCCGTCGGTAGCGGGCATGGCTTGGGTCTGGGTCCAATATCCCCATTCCATGTAAGCATTGGACCCCAAATCAACGGTTTGAATCGGATATGGAAAACCCGAAACAGCGTAAGGAGCAGGTATTCCCAAGCCCGTAATTTTTTGGGTGTCGGTCTGATTGATATCATCCACGACAAGATCCTTGCCGATCAGTGAATCATGGGCCTTGGCGGGTTGGAATTGGGTATACTGCAGCGAAGGACTCAGGTAAAGGTAGGAAAAGTTTTTGCTTACACCGTTATCCAGGGTGAGCATCCCTGTAAAATAGCCCTTTCTGACGGTTCCTGCTGTTTCGATTTTAACGTCTGTTTGTTTACTGGTGACATCTTCGGCTTTATTGGCCAATTTGGTTTCGGCGGTTCCCGCAGCGCCGGTGTCAACGACACTGACAACGGCGACTCCGCCGGCAGGCGTGCCTTCGCCCTTTTTACCCTCTTCTTTTGCAGCCGCGCCCGGCTCGGGTGCTTCGGTAGCGGATTCAAACTGTTGGGCCACGTCAGGAGACGTGGGCTGTTTATTTTCACCGCCTTGGGGGCCTGCCGCCCGGCTCTCGTTCTCATAAAGCGTCTGGGTGGTGTTGTCGGCCAGGGCCGTC
The DNA window shown above is from Candidatus Desulfatibia profunda and carries:
- a CDS encoding AAA family ATPase, whose product is MKEHDEKIPDPKEIEKEIGDFLAKKFGGTVKMVSPLVLPQEAVTEKAEVPSQKKPKINFDLKPEELIAYLDQYIVKQDTAKAILATKICTHFNRIKRAESSPDNVKDMVGSIKNNILMFGPTGVGKTYIIKLIAKKIRVPFVKGDATKFSETGYVGGDVEDLVRDLVREADGDIELAQYGIIYIDEIDKIASSRNIIGVDVSRSGVQRALLKPMEETEVDLKVPHDPISMIQEIERFRKTGKREKRAVNTNNILFIMSGAFGDLAQIVKKRIAHQEIGFSAQIRTARDDIEFLKHVKSEDLIEFGFESEFVGRLTVRAVFEKLTEDDLYDILKNPSNPIILGKKLDFAAYGIDIKFEDKALRRLAQNAYSENTGARGLVSAVEGALLLFEKKLPSTHIKKIPVTAAVIENPGRELETLLASTSQQSLHEIFEKLTLAEKEFIKDYLNLNKKNFAEKYSLTLTPSRIDIVADYYVKHIMDMGKVIDKIKSYYDEIKKIELYFFKKHDINIVMEEDAIDFVIDQFENSAANFDDFYKKLSADFEYGLKLVREKTGRNRFFITKQALLSPEAFISNLIRAELRTN
- a CDS encoding FecR domain-containing protein — protein: MKQNILITLLALTCLLIAKQPAFPQTTVAPDRGNAAPREALPHDLRDLEVKDFYIDSDAQHAGFIQTVIGHVIVLHEDSRQAFFAAAGDAVFKHDSIFTLADSRCRLKFTTEDVITMGDNTRLGLEEYIDNRPEKKKTSIFNVLRGKAMFYAMRLFKYRTAATAVKTPTAVVGVRGTKFGVEIRKAGENIAAGRPVYLAAASDAGLQHLLAQFSPGGWVTLALCFTGAIDVTALADNTTQTLYENESRAAGPQGGENKQPTSPDVAQQFESATEAPEPGAAAKEEGKKGEGTPAGGVAVVSVVDTGAAGTAETKLANKAEDVTSKQTDVKIETAGTVRKGYFTGMLTLDNGVSKNFSYLYLSPSLQYTQFQPAKAHDSLIGKDLVVDDINQTDTQKITGLGIPAPYAVSGFPYPIQTVDLGSNAYMEWGYWTQTQAMPATDGNSYYFDNRGYWIFGDIPSESTMSLLKANNISGIYNGTAFGTYWTSTGGADMSGSFSAAINFGAAVPITNFELYISGNDHTVKISGAEGQFTDPQNSSHFVLPSGGANGTWKIDGVEADAGTYTKNAYGSVYGPNAEAMGGVWKIDASGTHATGIFQGVRQ